The genomic segment ACCCAGGACAAAGGGTCACTTCGTCTATGCCCCACTCCTGCAGACAGGTTCAgcacctccccctcctctccttcctcctcttcctcttcaccCTCCGTCTCCTTCCCTACCACCCGTCCCAGACCTCCAAGAGCTCCCAGCCCCAACATCGATGCAGCTGAAAGTCCAAAGTGTAACAGAGGAGAGTCTGACAGGCCGAGCGGCCCGATGCTGCTTCCTCCGCCCATGGAGAAGAGTGGTGCCCCATGGTGGCCCAGGGCTCTGGCGTGGCAGAAAGCAGAGAGAGGCAAAGAGGTCCCCAGGCCCCCAAGCAGAGCTGCAGCAGCCCCAGGGATGATGATGTGGGCCCTGCCTACAGTAGGCAGTTCAACAGCACTCTGGTGACCAGGGAGGCCCAGCCCCGCCCCCAGCCTGCTCGGAGCGCCTTGCTCATGGGCAACAAAGTGCCCATGTGCCTTGATGTGCTTGCGTAGCGAGCTGGGATCTGTGTAGCGCTTCAGGCAGCCTGCCATCTTGCAGTAGTAAGGCTTGTCAACGTAGTGGGTGCGCGTGTGTTTGAAGCGATCGCTAGAGTTGGAGTAACGTTTGCTGCAGCCTTCATAAGGGCAGATGTAGGGTTTTTCTCCTAGTAAAGTAAAACAGGAGAGACAAGGACAAAAGAAacgagagacagagggagggagaatgaATAAATTACTTGATTgcagtataaataaataatattgacCTTGTGGCCAATAGCTCTCagttggaatttttttttttggacaaaatGGATCATGTTTAACTGTCCCTTTTAATTGTGAACCTTAAATTGAGTAAGTTACTGATTCCTGAAGATGTATTCTGTCATTGCTTTACAAGGACTTTAAAGTTGAAAGTATTTCAataaagtgaaagaaaataaggttatagaaacaaaacaaagcaaaaacagatGGAGAAAGATGTTTCAAAATGGATAAAATTAGTCCAGCAGAGGCTGAGATATCTTGACTTTTAGTGCTTATTATGGGTCAGGCTTCAAAACAGCTGAGTCCTAGAATTCCCATAATATAACTGGAAATGATATTTTTGTTAGAACCTATACCcagtaggggtgtcacgattctccaaatccttgacattttcgattctaaggtcacggttcgatttttacatttttttttttaagcatagGTTGCTTTGCCAATTTTAGActagacttttatgcaatataatatctgacctttgttcgcaatgtaccacactacattgtctaatttttaaaacatttattaacaacataatgtaacaataacttatatctTCAGTCAATTGGAAACTTAAGGAAAATAACCTGCCATCTAGTTTCTCTtttcacaaaacaaacaaaaaacaataaatcagcCATGTCCATAGTCTTCTCTGAACAATAAAGTGTCTTAATAGAGAAATCTATGTTTTTGTGGTGCCTGCAGAGATATCAGAGATGCCATGTTAGTCATGCTGCCAGTGGAAGAatatggtacacacacacagcagagcttGCAAACGGGCTTTTTTGTCGACAACGcaaacgttgtcaacataactcactggaaatccaaaatacttccacactggcgacttcagtgaaagaggagggggtcTCAAGTTCTGTCGATGGGTCTCCTGCATCTGCACTTGCCGTGCTATCTTTGAACTGGCTGTAGCTAAGTTAGAGGAGGTTGACTCGCAGCACTTCAACACGTGAGTTTTTTCCCGCTTGGCAAGCCGACCGGACGTGACATGGGGGCGTGGCAGCATCGacaactcaatttttttaatttgaagtttgagattgtgacttaatttcgGTCGATTTCGAATTAAAATCGAAATCGTgacaccctttaaaaaaaaaataaaaaaaagaatctctCAAACGGTTTGTAACAGGCTATTATGTTTGAAATGCGTTGAGATATATTAGTTTATTTTCTCGAAATTCAAAAACACTGATTATAATGTGTGAAGGTGTGATGTGTGAACCCCATTTTACtggaaaaaagaagagaatACTGCTATAGCAGGAGCACACTAAGATATGTTtcttttaaacagatttttagctttaaaaaaaaaaatgggaattTTCCATTACAACAGGGCTTCCATACATTCATCAACGTCACACAGGAAGGAATAACAGGTAACGACACAAGGATTTAAAACACAACCCATTGTTAACATTGAGAAACTGGCAAAGTAAACAAGTCAGAGTCACTAGGATAAATAAGATTAGCAGTCCCCATGGTTGAATTACACAAGCAAGATGACGTTAATGAAATTACCTCGCCATGTGAAATGCGTATTTGCACAAGCTCTCAATGCATGGGTGTGAAAAGACTCCCTCATCATCAGGGGCTTTGAATAGCTCCAACTAGATCCTGTTTCTAGTAGATCCTGTTCATTTTATAATCCATTTTCTCAATTTGGCTGATCATTCCTGTAACGCcatgcagcgccctgatatgacatgaactattATGACTACCATTGatgtcactgttccattattaatttgactattattgccactgttcatcatatccccaaccggcccgtcagacaccgcctaccaagagcctgggtctgtccgaggtttcctCCCaggagggagtttttcctcgccactgccactacttgctcttgagggaattactgtaattgttggggctttgtaaattatagagtgtggtctagacctactctatctgtaaagtgtctcgagataactcttgttatgatttgatactataaataaaattgaattgaattgaattccaCCACTTTTCAGTTCAGGCCCAGTGATCTgtgtaactgttttttttttagatactgAAAGTAAACTGGGAGCTGGGGATTGTCTCTCGTCCCATTGCCAGAATACTTTCTTATCTTGAAGGTACATTGTGAAGGCTGAATATGAAACAAAAGGACGTGTAAAGAATGGTGATGATACAAGTTCATTCCAGTCTCAGTATTCCGTTTGTTCCATGTCTCCTCTTGTGTCAACATAATTTCATTTCTCTGTTTAGGTTAAAAGAGAGACCAGTTAAGCAAGTGAAATAGACATGCCTCCTGGCTCCAGCTTGTTTTGGAACTAAAGGGATGATAATGAAGTCGGGCAAAAGTCTCTGGTTTGTTATGTGTCTGGCAGTAAAAACACAGCTTCAACCTTGTGATTCCACATGCCCCTTGAAGGACAAATACCTTGACCAATGTGAGCATTTCTGTATTCTATCTTCTTAGCCAAGGGCCCTCGTTTCCACTGTTACACCCTGATGTTTAACTGGTATGATGTGTGTCCTCTGTGGCATTTTAGTCTGCTAACATTTGCAAATATTTGTTAAATACAGGAGGCTGACCAAATGTCGTCAGTTTTGTAGATATTTGGACATTAACCAAAGGATAGTATGTATTGGATAGTAAGTATTGgacaaaaatatttaaagtggctatatgtaactttcagtttgtggcAGTTTCTAGCAGCAGCTTTTACCACAAaagtggtagtgtttttaccacactttctgtcgtaaaggtcttttttttacggtgctgtattgcccactgtagattactgagttagcgttacGGGGATATTATTATATCGTTACGTCTATATAGTCTCGATGAATGTTTTACTCAACCAGAAAATCATTAATTcacaataagagaataagttacagatgcattgttgcatttcaagtgttgcagaCGGTGACTTACTGTAGCCTACTTCTGaatgtatcgtgagctaaaaTGGGTGtaactgtcactgtgtcacgagccaaagagtttgttgtagcaaccaacgttataataacttagattaatatagcgTATTATATGAAACCCACAGACGCTAAGTAAcgttacagggggacaagggaaaagaaaatagtaagccaacacaaacacagactaaaAGGAAAATGTctgcgctaaatggaagggggagtAATTTAATGTCAGCTACTGACATACAACCACATCGCGCACTgtgaagttattttatgaatgaaatagacatatcaGGTATGTTATATGTATATTGCATACCTGACGGACAATTCGGGGTctattttgaatcatttacaatcccataattgtctccatctgttgaaagcccgaccgagTGTGACTCTTTACGTTAttgttgtctttcactttcctttTCCCTTTAATCTTTTAGTTGCTCgtcgtttaatttccttctttcctgtgatggtccTACCCCAGtgtcagccataactacaacagataacttctaaaagaaatcagaatgtgttactgtagtctcatttgctgttacaggtcatttaagaccattgtatgaaaaatgacagagcttcagaaacattaaaaagttacatatagtcactttataGGGAAAGGTCAAAGGTAAATTCATCCTCAGGGGCCCCAGAATGTCtgaaccaaatttcatggcaatctgtCCAATAGCTGCTGAGTATTTCAGTGAAAAACAAAGATGTCAAcctgatggtggcgctagagaaaAAACCAGGGAATCACCGAAGTCCGTAGGATTCATCACCGTGCCACCATGAATGGCCATACCAAATTTGCATTgcaatccatctaatagttgtcgagatatttcagtctaaaCCAAAGAGTTGGACCGTCAGCTACACGATTGTGGGTCATTCTGCAGTGGACTCAAAACAAATGTAGTAAAAGTGCTAAATTGTGTAAAAAGCAGGGGCAAAGAGAGTAGGCTGCGAACTGACCCCGGCAGCACCGGAGGGAATCTatggtgctgtaggtaggattgtgaagatccaggacttagccaaaaaatttgaacatcaacaacttctcagtccttctcccccctttctgctagaggccaaacggtctcctaagcccctcccccgaCAAGATAAAATGAaggtgtgtgcatgagcagtgattgacacgcagttagacaccccccccacctggccctgattggtgtaaATGAACAGGGAGCTGTTGATTTAtgcaaattgcactacaggctggaGGTGGTTCATTTGTATAGCAATTTTAAAtaaaggcaattcaaagtgctttacataagacAGAAAGGCATTAAAAAAAGCATCTGGCGGATGCTTTATAAAATCTGAGAAACTAACCCGGATGATGTCACAGCGACGTCATCAGGGTTAGCAAGCTTGTTGGATTTGGTACTCCTTATAACAGAAAACCTGCATTAAATATTGGTGCTGTGGAAAGATGCAGGCCTTTACCAGGTAGGGATGGTCTAATGACAAGACGCCTAAAGAGTTGCgttgtgggaaatgtaggatccagtgttcTAACCTGACCCCCACTAAGCGCTAACGTCGGGATATCTCGATCTCTGCGGCTTTGATTGTGACCACTTTTTTAACACAGGATCAttttattgttggttttggtcttttaatggGATTCGTTAGCAATAATAATATAGACCTTATATAGATCTTTTACAGCTGCCTGgttgcattttgttttcatcGTGAACTCACCTGTGTGTGAACGGGTGTGTATCTTCAAGTTCTCCAGACGTGAGAAGCTCTTGTTACAGGTGGGACAATGGTGCGGCTTCTCATTGGTGTGTGTCCGGATATGAATCAGCATTTTATACCTATGAGACATCAAACAAATTTAGtttaaataacacacacacacacacacacacacacacactactttgCTTTTGATATGTCCAGTATCTTTCCGTAAGATGCGGCTGCTGATATTTAAATTAGAGCCAGTTGTGTTACCATATAAGGCTGCTAGATCTATATCATGAATCATGATCCAGTCTAATAACCTGCCTACCCAGAAGCTGCAGGGGTGTGTAAGGCTGCGGCTCATAGACCATGGAAACTACTTTACTTTTGCTTTTCCAGACTTTGCATGCACCCTGGGGATAATTTACATAGGGTGACTAAAATTACACAAATGCCTTACAATATACTACAGCAGATTGTGCAAGTAAAACAAACCTGGGAAAGCATACATGCGTTTCAAATGGTTCTTGGTGTAATTTGCAGTATTTTTAAGCAAACatcttttctttcagtttgttttcctttttgctAATTGAACTTGGCCTGCCTTTGGCACATATCGTTATGATTTGACTTTTAACCATTTAATGGTCCAGAAATCCAAATGACTGTTTGGTCACTTTATGCATGCATTTCTTGGTTTACGTTGCCTTGATACCTCTCTTATAATAACAGCAGTTGATGGACCTGCATTAAAGTTGATACATACGGCTAATTATTATTCATCTTAACTTCTTAAACCTCAGCGACCAAACTTACTCTGTGCAGCCACACATTATTTAAACCCACTaaactttaatttaaatgtaagtgGAGATCCCAAAGTGTTTCAGGCTAAATTGGGTTTGAAGTGTTAAAACGATGCACAAGACATTTACACCAATATCATTTGATGGCAGTGATTATGGGGGGCGTGATTAAAATAAACAGACCACACCAAGAACAataactataaccataaccataactataacgATTTGAGCATCCACACTGCTGAGCGATAACGTATTTCAAACTGCGATATCAAACACGCACTGCATGCTCCAgctgataataatacatcaCAGCAAACGATGCAATTTACAATTAGataagattagattagattcaactttattgtcattgtgcagagtacaagtacaaagacaacgaaatgcgtctaaccagaagtgcaaaaaaaaagcagaaaagtgcaatgtgatatacaaagtatagacaggtggtgcatagacaggacaagaaatatattgcagtgttatagGAGcataataaatatggctatgttatataaacaatgtatgaacaacatgtacaaatatgtacaatgtagtagcagtgacattttaccagtagtaagaataataaagatatatgcagtgtattagcagactatataataagaaaaactgaataaatatggatattctgtatgaaccatatagacagattaCAGGAATGTCTGTAGTAATATCCTACATATATGTTAATTCAGGTACATTTTAcccccgtggttacgttgtttttccgactggcagcgttcacatggtcggcatgcatgttcttcttcttctgttatattggcgtttggcataacaacttgttgcatgactgccaaCAACGGTcggccgtagcctagagcacaggtgtgtgaaaacatggaggccacaataaca from the Perca flavescens isolate YP-PL-M2 chromosome 2, PFLA_1.0, whole genome shotgun sequence genome contains:
- the LOC114545327 gene encoding zinc finger protein GLIS2; translated protein: MLSLDEPLDLKLPKGRTDGPVKLGKRACPSSICAPLSTTRPRLLCTTFPSPPSSPESQSSPQERPGSCFSPPAMDLSLSPSSRHASSLSPSPSSPSSPFPSSPLESPHCRSSPQPHLFSREPARHRGLEGGASPQGYPFYLPIGSPPRAYSFPSSMFIAQNREKQVSPEPSLDGQLACRWMKCHLLFDSLQDLVDHINDFHVKPEKDSGYCCQWEGCARNGRGFNARYKMLIHIRTHTNEKPHHCPTCNKSFSRLENLKIHTRSHTGEKPYICPYEGCSKRYSNSSDRFKHTRTHYVDKPYYCKMAGCLKRYTDPSSLRKHIKAHGHFVAHEQGAPSRLGAGLGLPGHQSAVELPTVGRAHIIIPGAAAALLGGLGTSLPLSAFCHARALGHHGAPLFSMGGGSSIGPLGLSDSPLLHFGLSAASMLGLGALGGLGRVVGKETEGEEEEEEGEEGEVLNLSAGVGHRRSDPLSWVVVPPRAGLLKPAVVS